In Magnetospirillum sp. XM-1, a single window of DNA contains:
- a CDS encoding aspartate-semialdehyde dehydrogenase, with protein sequence MGYKVAVIGATGNVGRAMLQILADRKFPADEVVALASERSVGREVSFGDDKILKCKDLATFDFKGIDIALSSPGAKVSAIHSPRAAAAGAVVIDNTSHFRMDPDVPLVVPEVNPEAIAGYKKRGIIANPNCSTIQMVVALKPLHKLGKIKRVVVSTYQSVSGAGKEGMDELYDQTKGVLVHDAVKPQKFAKQIAFNLIPQIDVFMEDGSTKEEWKMVVETHKILDPDIAVNATCVRVPVFVSHSESINVEFERPVSVEEATKALSEAEGVVVLDTREPGGYITPLETSGEDPVYVSRIRKDPTVKNGLSFWCVADNLRKGAALNAVQIAEVLIRDHLKK encoded by the coding sequence ATGGGTTACAAGGTTGCTGTGATCGGCGCTACCGGCAATGTGGGCCGGGCGATGCTTCAAATCCTGGCGGACCGCAAGTTCCCGGCGGACGAGGTGGTGGCCCTGGCCTCCGAGCGCTCGGTCGGCCGCGAGGTCTCGTTCGGCGACGACAAGATTCTGAAGTGCAAGGACCTGGCCACCTTCGACTTCAAGGGCATCGACATCGCCCTGTCGTCGCCGGGCGCCAAGGTCTCGGCCATCCACTCCCCGCGCGCCGCCGCCGCCGGGGCCGTGGTGATCGACAACACCTCGCATTTCCGCATGGACCCCGACGTGCCGCTGGTGGTGCCCGAGGTCAACCCGGAAGCCATCGCCGGTTACAAGAAGCGCGGCATCATCGCCAACCCCAATTGCTCGACCATCCAGATGGTGGTGGCGCTGAAGCCCCTGCACAAGCTGGGCAAGATCAAGCGCGTGGTCGTCTCGACCTACCAGTCGGTGTCGGGCGCCGGCAAGGAAGGCATGGACGAGCTCTACGACCAGACCAAGGGCGTGCTGGTCCATGACGCGGTCAAGCCGCAGAAGTTCGCCAAGCAGATCGCCTTCAACCTGATTCCCCAGATCGACGTCTTCATGGAAGACGGCTCGACCAAGGAAGAGTGGAAGATGGTGGTGGAGACCCACAAGATCCTCGACCCCGACATCGCGGTGAACGCCACCTGCGTGCGCGTGCCGGTGTTCGTCAGCCACTCGGAATCCATCAACGTGGAATTCGAGCGCCCGGTCAGCGTCGAGGAGGCCACCAAGGCCCTGTCCGAAGCCGAAGGCGTGGTGGTTCTCGACACCCGCGAGCCCGGCGGCTACATCACCCCGCTCGAGACCTCGGGCGAGGATCCGGTCTATGTCAGCCGCATCCGCAAGGACCCCACCGTCAAGAACGGCCTGTCCTTCTGGTGCGTCGCCGACAACCTCAGGAAGGGCGCGGCCTTGAACGCCGTGCAGATCGCCGAGGTGCTGATCCGCGATCATCTGAAGAAGTAG
- a CDS encoding methyl-accepting chemotaxis protein — protein sequence MNSSSLSRALAAAVLAAALCGVGAVIAATRGALLDSGAMALAALGALAVLFYVNKARGSVNRACSVLAEAGAGRLDVRVVGITEGGVLGQLDKSINRLLDLTEVFTKEADAAMALTSEGRYFRHILTDGLVGEFADHARLINKALSEMEKRAQAFSAEATGVGNTIKHVTGVVAATATELEATAQQMSDIASQTSEQSTRVAGAAEDAYTHVEAVAAAAEQVSSGIRDVAERIQNSARMAQETVRVATETDEAINGLNAAAQKIGEVVNLITEIASQTNLLALNATIEAARAGEAGKGFAVVANEVKHLANQTARATDEISSQIDGMRQATGQAVGAVRNIAGKIREINDNATGIAATTEQQSAAVAEMSRSIRTVAADVQTVADTIGEVASTAGTATDAAGQVLIAAGDLASRTVSMNDDIDSFVSRVCSGIKGA from the coding sequence ATGAATTCGTCTTCTCTCTCTAGGGCTCTGGCCGCCGCGGTCCTGGCCGCGGCTCTGTGCGGCGTCGGCGCGGTGATCGCCGCCACCCGCGGCGCGCTGCTCGATTCGGGCGCCATGGCGCTGGCGGCGCTGGGCGCCCTTGCCGTGCTGTTCTACGTCAACAAGGCGCGGGGCAGCGTCAACCGGGCCTGCTCGGTCCTGGCCGAGGCCGGAGCCGGCCGCCTGGACGTGCGCGTGGTCGGCATCACCGAGGGCGGCGTGCTCGGCCAGTTGGACAAGTCGATCAACCGTCTGCTGGACCTTACCGAGGTTTTCACCAAGGAGGCCGACGCCGCCATGGCGCTGACCTCCGAGGGCCGCTATTTCCGCCATATCCTCACCGACGGCCTGGTGGGCGAATTCGCCGACCATGCCCGCCTGATCAACAAGGCGCTGTCCGAAATGGAAAAGCGCGCCCAGGCCTTCAGCGCCGAGGCCACGGGCGTGGGCAACACCATCAAGCATGTGACCGGCGTGGTGGCCGCCACCGCCACCGAGCTGGAAGCCACCGCCCAGCAGATGTCGGACATCGCGTCCCAGACCAGCGAGCAATCCACCCGGGTGGCAGGCGCCGCCGAGGACGCCTACACCCATGTGGAGGCGGTGGCCGCCGCCGCCGAGCAGGTGTCGTCGGGCATTCGCGATGTGGCCGAGCGGATTCAGAACTCGGCCCGCATGGCGCAGGAGACGGTGCGGGTCGCCACCGAGACGGACGAGGCCATCAACGGCCTCAACGCCGCGGCGCAGAAGATCGGCGAGGTGGTCAACCTGATCACCGAGATCGCCAGCCAGACCAACCTCTTGGCCTTGAACGCCACCATCGAGGCGGCGCGGGCCGGCGAGGCGGGCAAGGGTTTCGCCGTCGTCGCCAACGAGGTCAAGCATCTGGCCAACCAGACGGCGCGCGCCACCGACGAGATCTCCAGCCAGATTGACGGCATGCGCCAGGCCACCGGCCAGGCGGTGGGCGCGGTGCGTAACATCGCCGGCAAGATCCGCGAGATCAACGACAACGCCACCGGCATCGCCGCCACCACCGAGCAGCAGAGCGCGGCGGTGGCCGAGATGAGCCGCTCCATCCGCACCGTCGCCGCCGACGTGCAGACGGTGGCCGACACCATCGGCGAGGTGGCCTCGACTGCCGGCACCGCCACCGACGCCGCCGGCCAGGTGCTGATCGCCGCCGGCGATCTGGCCAGCCGTACGGTCAGCATGAACGACGACATCGATTCCTTCGTCTCGCGGGTGTGCTCGGGCATCAAGGGGGCTTAA
- a CDS encoding PAS domain-containing protein — protein sequence MSRPGVYLSGVERTFGADEIIVSKTDTKGRIIYANEVFLRMAGFTEGEILNQPHSIIRHPDMPRCVFKLLWDTIETGKEIFAYVKNRSKNGDHYWVLAHVTPTFDKSGKIVSYHSNRRSPRRDAVAKAEALYQELLAIENGHDDRKVGMETAFQAVVAKLQGAGVPYDEFVFSL from the coding sequence ATGTCGCGTCCTGGTGTATACTTGTCCGGGGTGGAGCGCACGTTCGGCGCTGACGAGATCATCGTCAGCAAGACCGACACCAAGGGGCGGATCATCTACGCCAACGAGGTCTTCCTGCGGATGGCGGGCTTCACCGAGGGCGAGATTCTCAATCAGCCGCACAGCATCATTCGTCATCCCGACATGCCGCGCTGCGTCTTCAAGCTGCTGTGGGACACCATCGAGACGGGCAAGGAAATCTTCGCCTACGTGAAGAACCGCTCGAAAAACGGCGATCATTACTGGGTGCTGGCCCATGTGACCCCCACCTTCGACAAGTCGGGCAAGATCGTCAGCTACCATTCCAACCGCCGGTCGCCCCGGCGCGACGCGGTGGCCAAGGCCGAAGCCCTCTACCAGGAACTGCTCGCCATCGAGAATGGCCACGACGACCGCAAGGTCGGCATGGAGACGGCCTTCCAGGCCGTGGTCGCCAAACTGCAAGGCGCGGGAGTGCCCTACGATGAATTCGTCTTCTCTCTCTAG
- a CDS encoding 23S rRNA (adenine(2030)-N(6))-methyltransferase RlmJ: MNYRHAYHAGNFADVMKHATLALAIAALKRKDTPFFVLDTHAGIGAYDLEAPQADKTGEYLNGIARVLDADDPPAELEPYLAVVRSWNAGGLLRRYPGSPELVRGLMRPQDRMALVELHPEDVETLRARFHGDRRVGVHHLDGYTAAKGLLPPAERRGLVLMDPPFEVKNEFERLLAALRRARKLWPTGIYMAWYPIKGREPVDAFLQAIAGQGGAEALAVELLLRPAVDPFKLNGSGLLVVNPPWQLRENLERILPWLTGLVAPDTGAWEIRQLIAEKTIGS; this comes from the coding sequence ATGAACTACCGTCACGCCTATCATGCCGGAAACTTCGCCGACGTGATGAAGCACGCCACCCTGGCCCTGGCCATCGCGGCGCTGAAGCGCAAGGACACGCCGTTCTTCGTGCTCGACACCCATGCCGGCATCGGCGCCTACGACCTCGAGGCCCCCCAGGCCGACAAGACCGGGGAATACCTGAACGGCATCGCCCGGGTGCTGGACGCCGACGACCCGCCCGCCGAACTGGAGCCCTATCTGGCGGTGGTGCGGTCGTGGAACGCCGGCGGCCTGCTGCGCCGCTATCCCGGCTCGCCCGAACTGGTGCGCGGCCTGATGCGCCCCCAGGACCGCATGGCCCTGGTGGAACTGCACCCCGAGGATGTTGAGACGCTGCGCGCGCGCTTTCACGGCGACCGCCGGGTGGGCGTCCACCATCTGGACGGCTACACCGCCGCCAAGGGTCTGCTGCCGCCGGCCGAGCGGCGCGGCCTGGTGCTGATGGATCCGCCCTTCGAGGTAAAGAACGAGTTCGAGCGCCTGCTGGCGGCACTGCGCCGCGCCCGCAAGCTGTGGCCCACCGGAATTTACATGGCCTGGTACCCCATCAAGGGCCGCGAACCGGTGGACGCCTTCCTGCAGGCCATCGCCGGCCAGGGCGGGGCGGAGGCCCTGGCGGTCGAGCTGTTGCTGCGCCCGGCCGTCGATCCCTTCAAGCTCAACGGCAGCGGCCTGCTGGTCGTCAACCCGCCCTGGCAGCTGCGCGAGAACCTGGAGCGGATCCTGCCCTGGCTGACCGGCCTCGTGGCGCCGGACACCGGCGCATGGGAGATCCGCCAGCTGATCGCCGAGAAGACCATCGGGTCGTGA
- a CDS encoding carbonic anhydrase has protein sequence MDRRSFLKGATGAACLCGTCGGSIANAVAAEGAHWAYEGHGGPKEWGMLSPEYAACSMGREQSPVDLTKPIAAIIGDPMTAWRPVPLRVQNNGHTIQVDCAGGGNLMLDGKSYDLLQFHFHHPSEHTVDGAFFDMECHFVHKAADGGLAVLGVMIAKGGANPALEAIWQVMPSKGGESATASSMLDPSMLLPKDPVTFRYAGSLTTPPCSEVVQWVVYRQAVTASAEQLAAFAKLFPNNARPVQPLNRRKLLLDVM, from the coding sequence ATGGATCGTCGTTCATTCCTCAAGGGGGCCACCGGCGCCGCCTGTCTGTGCGGAACCTGCGGCGGTTCCATCGCCAATGCGGTGGCCGCCGAGGGCGCCCACTGGGCCTACGAGGGACATGGCGGGCCCAAGGAATGGGGCATGCTGTCGCCGGAATACGCCGCCTGCTCCATGGGGCGCGAGCAATCGCCGGTGGATCTCACCAAGCCCATCGCCGCCATCATCGGCGACCCCATGACCGCCTGGCGGCCGGTGCCGCTCAGGGTCCAGAACAACGGCCACACCATCCAGGTGGATTGCGCCGGGGGCGGCAACCTGATGCTGGACGGCAAGTCCTACGACCTGCTGCAGTTCCACTTCCATCATCCCAGCGAGCATACGGTCGACGGGGCCTTCTTCGACATGGAGTGCCACTTCGTCCACAAGGCGGCCGATGGCGGCCTGGCGGTGCTGGGCGTGATGATCGCCAAGGGCGGCGCCAATCCGGCGCTGGAGGCCATCTGGCAGGTCATGCCGTCCAAGGGCGGCGAAAGCGCCACGGCGTCGTCCATGCTCGATCCCTCCATGCTGCTGCCCAAGGACCCGGTGACCTTCCGCTATGCCGGATCGCTGACCACGCCGCCCTGCTCGGAAGTGGTGCAGTGGGTGGTCTATCGCCAGGCCGTCACCGCCTCGGCCGAGCAACTGGCCGCCTTCGCCAAGCTGTTTCCCAACAACGCCCGTCCTGTCCAGCCGCTCAACCGCCGCAAGCTGCTGCTCGACGTGATGTGA
- a CDS encoding acetoacetate--CoA ligase — MSVLLWQPSKERAGSSALARFMRDADARFQTGAGDYQALWRWSVDRPDQFWSLMWEDAGIIGDGPGALVVDDDRRMPGAKWFSEARLNFAENLLRRSDDGDALVFWGEDKVKRRLSFAELHAVVSRIQQALKAEGVGVGDRVVGYMPNMPESVAFMLAAASLGAIWSSASPDFGVQGVLDRFGQIAPKVLVAAEGYFYSGRAHDCLEKLAAIVPGIPSLERVVVVPYTREAADISGVAKAVHLGDFLAPFAAKPVEFLRLPFDHPLYIMYSSGTTGAPKCIVHAAGGALIQQLKEHRLHCDVKRGDRVFYFTTCGWMMWNWLVAGLGAEATLLLYDGNPSHLGGNILFDFADAEGMTLFGTSAKWIDAIAKMGLEPIRTHSLKTVRTICSTGSVLAPEGFDYIYAKVKADVQLASISGGTDIISCFMLGNPLAAVYRGEIQGPGLGMKVEVFDENGRPLAGEKGELVCTKAFPSMPVGFWNDDDGARYRAAYFEKFPGVWTHGDWVEVNPQTGGIIVFGRSDATLNPGGVRIGTAEIYRQVEQIDDVLESLVIGQDWQGDVRVVLFVRLRDGLTLSPELEARIKQRIKDNTTPRHVPAKIVQVADIPRTKSGKIVELAVRDVVHGRAVKNKEALANPEALDLFTGRPELDA, encoded by the coding sequence ATGTCTGTTCTGCTGTGGCAACCGTCCAAGGAGCGTGCCGGGTCTTCGGCGCTTGCCCGGTTCATGCGGGACGCCGACGCCCGTTTCCAGACCGGGGCCGGCGATTACCAGGCGCTGTGGCGCTGGTCGGTGGACCGTCCCGACCAGTTCTGGTCCCTGATGTGGGAGGACGCCGGGATCATCGGCGACGGGCCGGGCGCGCTCGTGGTGGACGACGACCGCCGCATGCCCGGCGCCAAGTGGTTTTCCGAGGCGCGGCTGAACTTCGCCGAGAACCTGCTGCGCCGCTCGGACGATGGCGACGCCCTGGTGTTCTGGGGCGAGGACAAGGTCAAGCGCCGCTTGAGCTTCGCCGAACTGCACGCCGTGGTGTCGCGCATCCAGCAGGCGCTGAAGGCCGAGGGCGTGGGCGTGGGCGACCGGGTGGTGGGCTACATGCCCAACATGCCGGAATCCGTGGCCTTCATGCTGGCGGCGGCGTCCTTGGGCGCCATCTGGTCCTCGGCCTCGCCCGATTTCGGCGTCCAGGGGGTGCTGGACCGTTTCGGCCAGATCGCGCCCAAGGTGCTGGTGGCGGCCGAGGGCTATTTCTATTCGGGCCGCGCCCACGACTGCCTGGAGAAGCTGGCCGCCATCGTGCCGGGCATCCCCTCGCTGGAGCGCGTGGTGGTGGTGCCCTACACCCGCGAGGCGGCGGACATCTCGGGCGTGGCCAAGGCGGTCCATCTTGGCGATTTCCTGGCGCCCTTCGCCGCCAAGCCGGTGGAGTTCCTGCGGCTGCCCTTCGACCACCCCCTGTACATCATGTATTCGTCGGGGACCACGGGCGCGCCCAAATGCATCGTCCACGCGGCGGGCGGCGCGCTGATCCAGCAGCTGAAGGAGCACCGGCTGCACTGCGACGTGAAGCGCGGCGACCGGGTGTTCTACTTCACCACCTGCGGCTGGATGATGTGGAACTGGCTGGTGGCCGGGCTGGGGGCCGAGGCCACCTTGCTGCTCTATGACGGCAATCCCAGCCATCTGGGCGGCAATATCCTGTTCGATTTCGCCGATGCCGAGGGCATGACCCTGTTCGGCACCTCGGCCAAGTGGATCGACGCCATCGCCAAGATGGGCCTCGAGCCCATCCGGACCCATTCCCTGAAGACGGTGCGCACCATCTGCTCCACCGGCTCGGTGCTGGCGCCCGAGGGCTTCGACTACATCTACGCCAAGGTGAAGGCCGACGTGCAGCTGGCCTCCATCTCGGGCGGCACCGACATCATTTCCTGCTTCATGCTGGGCAATCCGCTGGCCGCGGTCTACCGGGGCGAGATCCAGGGGCCGGGCCTGGGCATGAAGGTCGAGGTGTTCGACGAGAATGGCCGCCCGCTGGCGGGCGAGAAAGGCGAGCTGGTCTGCACCAAGGCCTTCCCCTCCATGCCGGTGGGGTTCTGGAACGACGACGACGGCGCCCGGTACCGCGCCGCCTATTTCGAGAAGTTCCCCGGCGTGTGGACCCATGGCGACTGGGTGGAGGTCAACCCCCAGACCGGGGGAATCATCGTGTTCGGCCGCTCGGACGCCACGCTCAATCCCGGCGGGGTGCGCATCGGTACCGCCGAGATCTACCGCCAGGTGGAGCAGATCGACGACGTGCTGGAAAGCCTGGTGATCGGCCAGGACTGGCAGGGCGACGTCCGCGTGGTGCTGTTCGTGCGGCTGCGCGACGGACTGACGCTGTCGCCGGAATTGGAGGCGCGCATCAAGCAGCGCATCAAGGACAACACCACCCCGCGCCACGTGCCGGCCAAGATCGTGCAGGTGGCCGACATTCCCCGCACCAAGTCGGGCAAGATCGTCGAACTGGCGGTGCGCGACGTGGTGCATGGCCGCGCCGTCAAGAACAAGGAGGCCCTGGCCAATCCGGAGGCCTTGGACCTGTTTACGGGGCGGCCTGAATTGGATGCGTGA